The following are encoded together in the Leuconostoc mesenteroides subsp. mesenteroides ATCC 8293 genome:
- a CDS encoding helix-turn-helix transcriptional regulator, whose protein sequence is MKNDLDSEYELVLNNTDLDVKIFKSNELAGTRALHWHRHIEIVLVLEGSVTFNYESQTTVLNPGNFIAIGSGILHSSSHSNNSSIVLQVPVTYISHYWDNPENILFTIHNNYEDKEYHEVVSLIQEMFEVSESKYPGYRFKFNELLLRTLFHLFTKYRQRGILIDSIHDKRLGEVIGYVNNNYLQTLTVKALSEKFNYNADYLSRIFKKKSGISLGRYIYVVRLAHVYFEIVNSNKSIRKIFTDSGITNIRLGTKIFLEYYRSLPSEVRRQQK, encoded by the coding sequence GTGAAAAATGATTTAGATAGTGAATATGAATTAGTTTTGAATAATACCGATTTGGACGTTAAAATTTTCAAATCTAATGAGCTTGCTGGGACAAGGGCACTTCATTGGCATCGACATATTGAGATTGTATTAGTCTTGGAAGGTTCTGTTACGTTTAATTATGAATCGCAAACAACGGTCTTAAATCCTGGAAATTTTATCGCTATTGGCTCCGGTATCCTTCACTCATCCTCTCATTCAAACAACTCCTCAATTGTATTGCAAGTTCCTGTGACATATATATCTCACTATTGGGATAATCCAGAAAATATTTTGTTCACGATTCATAATAATTACGAGGACAAAGAATATCACGAAGTGGTATCACTGATCCAAGAAATGTTTGAGGTTTCCGAAAGTAAATATCCTGGGTATCGATTCAAATTTAATGAGCTTCTTTTGAGGACACTTTTTCACCTATTTACTAAATATAGGCAACGGGGAATATTGATTGATTCCATACATGATAAGAGGCTTGGAGAAGTTATAGGCTATGTCAACAATAATTATTTACAAACATTAACTGTCAAAGCGTTGTCGGAAAAATTTAATTATAATGCAGATTATTTAAGTCGAATTTTTAAAAAGAAATCAGGAATCTCTTTGGGTCGTTATATTTACGTTGTCAGATTGGCACATGTATATTTTGAAATAGTAAATAGTAATAAAAGTATTAGAAAAATTTTTACAGATAGTGGTATAACGAATATTAGATTAGGCACTAAAATATTTTTAGAGTACTACAGATCATTGCCAAGTGAAGTTCGACGACAACAGAAGTAA
- the yicI gene encoding alpha-xylosidase, producing MKFSDGYWLGKDNYIINSPIEAYDTEVTDTEISGQNRKDLNVYASYQRLNTRSDMLDVGNSTISLFSPTHDVIGVRIKHFDQQDGNPLYDLAQTPVKTKITRSSDAIKYKSGSLEIEIPLHTNFRMDFKYKGEKITASELKAQASIDDLSGHELGKVMHPNTVTGAQALFKDSDINWADHFMREQLSLLPGTKVYGFGETFGPFEKNGQSIDIINRDGGTGSDQSYKSIPFYLAVQPGIKNIKNGKCYGVFVNESQTTSFEVATEVVDRVSFSTRGESLEYYVIAGDSPKEVIGKYNKLTGGSTLPPEWTFGLWLSTSFTTDYSEKTVMKFIDGMAERDIPLSVFHFDCFWMKGFEWSNFEWDAEKFPDPVGMIKRIHDKGLKVCVWINPYISQKSRLFEIGKENGYFIKKEDGNVWQWDLWQPGNAIVDFTNPDAVEWYQSLLKKLLDMGVDCFKTDFGERIPMHGAVYNNGGNPEGEHNFYTYRYNKAVFDLLKQEKGDGEAVVFARSATVGGQQYPVHWGGDNLSQFHSMADTLRGGLSLMSSGFTFWSHDIGGFEENASPAIYKRWTQFGLLSSHSRYHGNIQYRVPWLFDEEAVEVTRKFSKMKQDLMPYIYKQAAQSVNQGIPLMRPMYMEFPDDSNCSGLDRQYMLGSQILVAPIMEESGVVDYYLPEGEWHHLIDGRDIHVESQGQWLSETYDFLSLPVWQKIQ from the coding sequence ATACAGAAATTTCAGGTCAAAATCGTAAAGATTTGAATGTCTACGCAAGTTATCAGAGATTGAATACTCGCAGCGATATGTTAGATGTGGGTAACTCGACTATTTCGCTATTTAGTCCAACTCACGATGTTATAGGCGTAAGAATCAAACATTTTGATCAGCAGGATGGCAATCCTTTATATGATTTAGCGCAGACACCAGTAAAAACTAAAATCACTCGCTCATCGGACGCAATTAAATATAAAAGCGGATCATTAGAAATTGAGATTCCTTTACATACTAATTTTCGCATGGACTTTAAGTATAAAGGGGAAAAAATTACAGCATCTGAACTGAAAGCTCAAGCTTCTATTGACGACTTATCAGGTCATGAGTTAGGAAAAGTTATGCATCCTAATACTGTTACTGGAGCGCAGGCACTGTTCAAGGATAGCGACATTAATTGGGCTGATCATTTCATGAGAGAGCAATTAAGCCTTTTACCAGGAACAAAAGTTTATGGATTTGGGGAGACCTTCGGACCGTTTGAAAAAAATGGGCAAAGTATTGATATTATTAATCGAGACGGTGGGACGGGTTCAGATCAAAGTTACAAATCAATTCCATTTTATTTGGCTGTTCAGCCGGGAATTAAGAATATAAAAAATGGTAAATGCTATGGTGTTTTTGTGAATGAGAGCCAAACGACAAGTTTTGAAGTAGCCACAGAGGTAGTTGATAGGGTTAGCTTTTCAACGAGAGGGGAAAGCCTGGAGTACTATGTCATTGCAGGCGATTCTCCCAAGGAGGTTATTGGAAAGTATAATAAATTAACTGGTGGTTCAACTTTGCCACCAGAATGGACATTTGGATTGTGGTTATCAACTTCTTTTACGACTGATTATTCTGAAAAAACAGTTATGAAGTTTATTGATGGAATGGCTGAAAGAGATATTCCGCTGTCTGTATTCCATTTTGATTGTTTTTGGATGAAAGGCTTTGAATGGAGTAACTTTGAATGGGATGCTGAAAAGTTCCCTGATCCAGTCGGTATGATAAAAAGGATCCATGACAAAGGTTTAAAAGTGTGTGTATGGATAAATCCTTATATTTCTCAAAAGTCAAGATTATTTGAAATTGGAAAAGAGAATGGATATTTTATCAAAAAGGAAGATGGAAATGTTTGGCAATGGGACTTATGGCAGCCTGGTAATGCTATTGTTGATTTTACAAATCCTGATGCAGTTGAATGGTATCAAAGCCTGTTGAAAAAATTGCTTGACATGGGAGTTGATTGTTTCAAAACTGACTTTGGTGAGAGAATTCCGATGCATGGGGCTGTTTATAATAATGGCGGTAACCCTGAAGGAGAACATAACTTTTACACGTATCGTTATAATAAAGCAGTTTTTGATTTATTGAAGCAAGAAAAAGGCGATGGAGAAGCTGTTGTTTTTGCGAGGTCTGCTACAGTTGGTGGTCAACAATACCCAGTTCACTGGGGTGGGGATAATCTCAGCCAATTTCACTCGATGGCGGACACTTTAAGAGGTGGTCTTAGCTTAATGTCATCAGGATTTACTTTTTGGAGTCACGATATTGGTGGTTTTGAAGAAAATGCTAGCCCAGCAATATATAAGCGGTGGACACAATTTGGGTTACTTTCTAGTCATTCGCGTTATCATGGCAATATACAGTATAGAGTACCTTGGCTGTTTGATGAAGAAGCAGTTGAAGTTACACGTAAGTTTTCTAAAATGAAACAAGATTTAATGCCATATATATACAAACAAGCAGCACAGTCGGTGAACCAAGGCATTCCGTTGATGAGACCAATGTATATGGAGTTCCCTGACGATAGCAATTGTTCTGGATTAGATAGACAATACATGCTTGGATCACAAATTTTAGTCGCTCCAATCATGGAAGAAAGCGGCGTAGTCGACTACTACCTGCCAGAAGGTGAATGGCACCACCTAATTGATGGACGTGACATTCATGTTGAAAGTCAAGGGCAATGGCTCTCAGAAACATATGATTTTTTGAGCTTGCCAGTATGGCAAAAAATTCAATAA